Proteins encoded by one window of Nicotiana tabacum cultivar K326 chromosome 10, ASM71507v2, whole genome shotgun sequence:
- the LOC142165244 gene encoding uncharacterized protein LOC142165244 yields the protein MPIIINRGYNLTDCLSIFEVGSTSGTCNVWNSSTPASTAHRDTYLSAKNKYKLLTLEAYDKFVYAELSDRNIDSSLYLLVTKHMIHGPFGYLNPSNSCMKRDCCKFKYPKELAEQTTKEKKSYPIYKRRQIETPVEVRGYNIDNSWVVPYNPFLIKKFNCHINVEICSDIKVVKYLYKYICKGHDKIAFSVHDNDTNVHIDEIKEYQSPRWVSPPEGAWNLFAFSISEMTPSVLQLQLHLQGQQFVSFKTNIRSKDFIALATTSSGVAASILHGGRTAHSRFKIPIDIDENFTCNISKQTALATLIQDSKLIVWDEVSMAKKKTIEVFDTLLKDLMNMNILFGGKVVVTGGDFRQTLHVVRNGKKEDFICESLLYSDIWNDLEKLCLSENMHAKEDPAFCEYLMRIGNGREENNNSNKVEIPHNLIIPFTTETQSLNQLFNVTYPNLHTFFSNPSSMTSRVILTTKNDFVVEINDMLIHQLSNNAKIYTAIDKTTEPSDQCQFEDFLHTLNPPNLPPYKLTLKKIYPVILLRNLNPCEGLCNGTRLICHDIKRHLISATIPSGDFKNTHIFIPKIPLLSSQDEKLPVAFKRTQFPLRLCFAMTINKAQGQTLDFVGIYLCEPVFSHGQLYVALSRVKSSKNVKILIRPPTPENKDDHSTYNIVYEEVIGKTFS from the exons GCTCAACTTCAGGTACATGTAATGTATGGAATTCTTCAACTCCAGCATCTACTGCACATAGAGATACGTATTTATCTGCCAAGA ataaatataaattattaacaCTAGAGGCTTATGATAAATTTGTTTATGCTGAACTATCTGATCGCAACATCGATTCCTCTTTATATTTGCTTGTGACTAAACACATGATTCATGGACCTTTTGGCTATCTAAATCCTTCCAATTCTTGCATGAAAAGAGACTGTTGTAAGTTTAAATATCCTAAAGAACTTGCAGAacagacaacaaaagaaaaaaaatcatatcCTATTTACAAAAGACGACAAATAGAGACACCGGTAGAAGTTAGAGGATACAATATTGATAATTCTTGGGTTGTTCCTTACAATCCCTTTTTGATTAAGAAATTCAATTGCCATATTAATGTTGAAATATGTTCTGACATTAAAGTTGTCAAATATCTTTATAAATACATCTGTAAAGGTCATGACAAAATTGCATTTTCAGTGCACGATAATGATACAAATGTTCATATAGATGAAATAAAAGAATACCAATCACCTAGATGGGTCTCTCCACCAGAGGGAGCATGGAATCTATTTGCTTTTTCTATAAGTGAAATGACTCCAAGTGTTTTGCAACTTCAGCTACACCTTCAGGGACAACAATTTGTATCTTTTAAAA CTAATATAAGATCAAAAGATTTTATAGCTTTAGCAACGACAAGTTCTGGTGTTGCAGCTTCAATTCTACATGGAGGACGAACTGCTCATTCGCGTTTCAAAATTCCTATAGACATTGATGAGAATTTCACATGTAATATTAGTAAACAAACTGCATTAGCAACTCTAATTCAAGATTCAAAGTTAATTGTCTGGGATGAAGTCTCAATGGCAAAAAAGAAAACGATTGAAGTTTTCGATACTCTTTTAAAAGATCTCATGAATATGAATATACTCTTCGGTGGAAAAGTTGTAGTTACTGGAGGGGACTTCCGGCAAACACTTCATGTTGTTCGTAATGGGAAAAAAGAAGACTTTATTTGTGAAAGTTTATTATATTCTGATATTTGGAATGATCTTGAAAAGTTGTGTTTATCAGAAAACATGCATGCAAAAGAAGATCCTGCTTTTTGTGAGTATTTAATGAGAATTGGAAATGGACGAGAAGAAAATAATAACTCCAACAAAGTTGAAATTCCACATAATTTAATCATCCCTTTTACTACTGAAACACAATCTTTAAATCAATTATTCAATGTTACTTATCCTAATCTACATACATTCTTTTCTAATCCATCATCTATGACTTCACGTGTTATCTTAACTACAAAAAATGATTTTGTTGTTGAAATAAATGACATGCTTATACATCAACTTTCCAACAATGCTAAAATATATACTGCAATTGATAAAACTACAGAACCAAGCGACCAATGCCAATTTGAAGATTTTTTGCATACATTAAATCCTCCTAATTTGCCACCTTACAAGTTGACTTTGAAAAAAATTTACCCTGTTATATTGTTGCGAAATTTAAATCCTTGTGAAGGATTATGTAATGGTACAAGGCTAATATGTCACGATATTAAGAGACATTTAATAAGTGCTACTATTCCAAGTGGTGATTTTAAAAACACACATATATTCATTCCGAAAATACCACTCTTATCATCACAAGATGAAAAGTTACCTGTCGCTTTCAAAAGAACACAGTTTCCACTTCGATTATGTTTTGCTATGACAATTAACAAAGCTCAAGGTCAAACATTAGATTTTGTTGGAATTTATTTATGTGAACCAGTATTCTCTCATGGTCAACTCTATGTTGCTTTATCTAGAGTAAAGAGCTCAAAAAATGTAAAGATACTGATACGACCACCAACGCCAGAGAATAAGGATGATCACTCCACCTATAATATAGTTTATGAGGAAGTCATCGGAAAAACATTCTCTTAA